One genomic segment of Ictalurus punctatus breed USDA103 chromosome 12, Coco_2.0, whole genome shotgun sequence includes these proteins:
- the LOC108273052 gene encoding retinal cone rhodopsin-sensitive cGMP 3',5'-cyclic phosphodiesterase subunit gamma isoform X1 gives MGMNSAPPAGSALSAPAGGVGPTTPKKGPPKFKQRQTRTFKSKAPKPGQKGFGDDIPGMEGLGTDFTVVCPWEAFGDMELSDLAKYGII, from the exons ATGGG gaTGAACTCAGCACCCCCTGCAGGAAGTGCTTTATCAGCTCCAGCGGGCGGAGTCGGCCCAACTACGCCGAAAAAGGGCCCACCAAAATTCAAACAGAGACAAACACGCACATTTAAGAGCAAGGCGCCTAAACCTGGGCAGAAAGG gtttgGTGATGACATTCCAGGAATGGAGGGCCTTGGCACAG ATTTCACGGTGGTGTGCCCCTGGGAGGCCTTCGGTGACATGGAGCTCAGCGACCTTGCCAAATATGGCATTATTTAA
- the LOC108273052 gene encoding retinal cone rhodopsin-sensitive cGMP 3',5'-cyclic phosphodiesterase subunit gamma isoform X2 translates to MNSAPPAGSALSAPAGGVGPTTPKKGPPKFKQRQTRTFKSKAPKPGQKGFGDDIPGMEGLGTDFTVVCPWEAFGDMELSDLAKYGII, encoded by the exons aTGAACTCAGCACCCCCTGCAGGAAGTGCTTTATCAGCTCCAGCGGGCGGAGTCGGCCCAACTACGCCGAAAAAGGGCCCACCAAAATTCAAACAGAGACAAACACGCACATTTAAGAGCAAGGCGCCTAAACCTGGGCAGAAAGG gtttgGTGATGACATTCCAGGAATGGAGGGCCTTGGCACAG ATTTCACGGTGGTGTGCCCCTGGGAGGCCTTCGGTGACATGGAGCTCAGCGACCTTGCCAAATATGGCATTATTTAA